In one window of Haloimpatiens sp. FM7315 DNA:
- the mraZ gene encoding division/cell wall cluster transcriptional repressor MraZ, whose product MFMGEYQHAIDSKNRMIIPSKFRENLGNTFVLTKGLDGCLYCYPMDEWTRLEIKLKELPLTNKNARAFVRFFFSGANEVSLDKQGRTLIPQSLCEYANIIKEIVSIGVATRIEIWSKEKWEEYNNSNVDFDSIAEQMSELGI is encoded by the coding sequence ATGTTCATGGGGGAGTACCAGCATGCTATCGATAGTAAAAATAGAATGATAATTCCCTCTAAATTTAGAGAGAATCTAGGAAATACCTTTGTATTAACTAAGGGATTAGATGGATGTTTGTATTGTTATCCTATGGATGAATGGACAAGATTAGAGATTAAACTAAAAGAATTACCACTTACAAATAAGAATGCTAGGGCTTTTGTTAGATTTTTCTTTTCAGGGGCCAATGAAGTTTCACTGGACAAGCAAGGTAGAACTTTAATACCTCAAAGTTTATGTGAATATGCAAATATAATTAAGGAAATAGTAAGCATAGGAGTTGCAACTAGGATAGAAATTTGGAGTAAAGAAAAGTGGGAGGAATATAATAATTCAAATGTGGATTTTGATTCCATAGCAGAGCAAATGAGTGAACTTGGTATATAA